In the genome of Cryptomeria japonica chromosome 8, Sugi_1.0, whole genome shotgun sequence, one region contains:
- the LOC131032311 gene encoding RING-H2 finger protein ATL11, with protein MTRRQMFMEKMENSTVILSADDGSNVNSILPLKVLSFADNTSSSNANGNFNGAYTMQFHPTVGIIILVLLSLLTGMSFFSFFIRRRLNSRENRRGFRVAGVGNGNTVEEAQGLERSVIESFPVFNYNLVKGLKVQAKGSECAVCLTDFEDHEMLRLLPKCRHAFHPECIDTWLCTNTTCPLCRTCLMSAGTGDSNDRSTDFGVVEPQPSSEQLRTVRDNGGRVSGHGSVLGDLSKDEAMSEGVGYDSMGHSLIMVQTELKQSREWYIVTADGLTPGLYSSFAGKHQPSRSFAPPACSKPGGSAENRSKSERWGNISINPASFLRTFSMRVTAGDRDEAGAEQQDERPYLKRTLSWLKGRDREADGTERSQGGS; from the coding sequence ATGACGAGAAGACAAATGTTTATGGAGAAGATGGAGAATTCTACTGTAATATTATCTGCAGATGACGGAAGCAATGTGAATTCCATTCTCCCGCTGAAAGTACTGAGTTTTGCAGATAACACCAGTAGTAGTAACGCGAACGGGAACTTTAACGGCGCCTATACTATGCAGTTCCATCCCACCGTAGGGATAATCATCCTCGTGCTGCTAAGCCTCCTCACTGGTATGAGTTTTTTCTCCTTCTTCATACGCCGCCGGCTGAATAGCCGGGAAAACAGAAGAGGTTTCAGAGTAGCCGGCGTGGGTAATGGAAACACCGTTGAGGAGGCCCAGGGACTGGAGCGATCGGTCATTGAGAGCTTTCCTGTTTTCAACTACAATCTGGTGAAGGGTCTCAAAGTACAGGCGAAGGGCTCCGAGTGTGCGGTATGCCTCACCGACTTCGAGGACCACGAGATGCTGAGGTTGCTTCCCAAATGTAGGCATGCTTTTCATCCAGAGTGCATCGATACGTGGCTCTGCACCAACACAACCTGTCCCCTTTGCCGGACGTGCCTTATGTCCGCTGGTACTGGTGACTCCAACGACAGGAGTACCGACTTCGGTGTTGTTGAACCGCAGCCGTCTTCTGAACAGCTCAGGACCGTTCGGGACAACGGAGGCAGAGTCAGCGGACATGGAAGCGTGCTGGGAGATTTATCAAAAGACGAGGCAATGAGCGAAGGTGTGGGCTACGATTCGATGGGACACTCATTGATTATGGTGCAGACGGAGTTGAAGCAGAGTAGGGAATGGTATATCGTCACGGCGGACGGTCTCACGCCCGGATTGTACAGTAGCTTTGCGGGCAAGCATCAGCCATCCAGATCTTTTGCCCCGCCCGCGTGCTCTAAGCCTGGCGGTTCTGCGGAGAACAGATCGAAATCGGAAAGGTGGGGGAACATTTCTATCAACCCAGCCTCGTTTTTGAGGACGTTTTCTATGCGCGTAACGGCTGGGGATAGAGATGAGGCTGGGGCTGAGCAGCAGGATGAGAGGCCTTATTTGAAGAGAACGTTGAGTTGGTTGAAGGGAAGAGATAGAGAGGCAGACGGGACAGAGCGCTCACAGGGCGGATCGTAA
- the LOC131032315 gene encoding E3 ubiquitin-protein ligase ATL31: MLMEKMENSTGMFSADDETNLNSLPSLNVVSLSLNSSSSNADGNFNNYNLKLHPNTAIITLVLFSFLLGMCFYSFFMRRRLTSWDSIRAFRGAGLDDENTVEAAHGLEQSVIESFPVFSYNLVKGLKAQAKGTECAVCLTDFEDHEMLRLLPKCSHAFHPECIDTWLCTNTTCPLCRTNLLSSGTDDSNATNADFGVVEQQPSSEQFAIVLDNGGGVSGQGSVRRDILKDEATIGAPGYDSMGHSLIMVQTELKQSREWYIVTADGLTPGLYSSFAGKHRPSSSFAPPGGSAENRSKSERWGNISINPASLLKTFSMRLTAGDRDEVGVEQQDEKPNLNRTLSWLKGRDREAEDGIERSEGGPGYFRYAGKSAV; encoded by the coding sequence ATGCTTATGGAGAAGATGGAGAATTCTACTGGTATGTTTTCTGCAGATGACGAAACCAATCTGAATTCCCTTCCTTCGCTGAATGTTGTGAGTTTGTCGCTTAACAGCAGCAGTAGTAATGCCGACGGAAACTTCAACAATTATAACTTGAAGTTACATCCCAACACAGCGATAATCACCCTCGTGCTGTTCAGCTTCTTATTGGGTATGTGCTTTTACTCCTTCTTCATGCGCCGCCGGCTGACAAGCTGGGACAGCATAAGAGCTTTCAGAGGAGCGGGCTTAGATGATGAAAACACCGTTGAGGCGGCCCATGGACTGGAGCAGTCGGTCATCGAGAGCTTTCCTGTTTTCAGCTATAATCTGGTGAAGGGGCTCAAAGCACAGGCCAAGGGCACCGAGTGCGCGGTGTGCCTCACCGACTTCGAAGACCACGAGATGCTACGGTTGCTTCCTAAATGCAGTCATGCATTTCATCCCGAGTGCATCGATACGTGGCTCTGCACTAACACAACGTGTCCCCTCTGCCGGACGAACCTTCTGTCCTCTGGTACTGATGATTCCAACGCCACGAACGCCGACTTCGGTGTTGTCGAACAGCAGCCGTCTTCTGAGCAGTTCGCGATCGTTTTGGACAACGGAGGCGGAGTCAGTGGGCAAGGGAGCGTCCGCAGAGATATTTTAAAAGACGAGGCGACGATTGGAGCTCCGGGCTACGATTCGATGGGGCACTCATTGATAATGGTGCAAACGGAGTTGAAGCAGAGCAGGGAATGGTATATCGTCACCGCCGACGGTCTCACGCCCGGGTTGTACAGTAGCTTTGCGGGCAAGCATCGGCCATCCAGTTCTTTTGCCCCGCCCGGCGGTTCTGCGGAGAACAGATCGAAATCGGAGAGGTGGGGGAATATTTCTATCAATCCAGCATCGTTATTAAAGACTTTTTCTATGCGCTTAACGGCTGGAGATAGAGATGAGGTTGGGGTTGAGCAGCAGGATGAGAAGCCTAATTTGAATAGGACGTTGAGTTGGTTGAAGGGAAGAGATAGAGAGGCAGAAGATGGGATAGAGCGCTCGGAGGGTGGACCAGGGTACTTCAGGTATGCCGGTAAAAGCGCTGTATAA